The window AGATAAATTTTACCTGGTGTAGGTCATGTCATTTGAATACAGTAATGTAGCCTTCTTTCGGAAAAACTTATCTTTTTAAAGACTAACATCTTTATTGCCGATTCTTAAGTTTTCAATGCTTACTTTCAAAATTATGTTAAGTAATTTTTGAGCTAATCAAACAGTATTGAAATTATAGGTATACAAAAGGACTTGGCTGATCTTGCTAGCAGTAATGATGCAGAAAGTGAAAGTGACCTGAGGGAAAGAACACCAGATACTGAAGACTCCGGGGCCCAATCTCTTCCAGCGACTCAGGGCATGGCAACTTCACATTCAACGTTTAGAGCTGAACCACCTCACTTGCAGTCTTTCCGGTATGTCATTGTCCtacattttgatttttcactCCACTATATTATTCGTcatcagaaattaattaaaagtgtATAGGATTGACTGCATCAAAGATTGAAATGTCATCAGTGCACTACATAACATGGCAAATCTTAGTAAATTGTCTTTTGAGAACTATTTTGCATTAACAGTGTATCAAATTAGTTTCCCATTGGTTGATGGAGCTGTTGTCAGGAATTaggttaaaaatatttactaaaactatggtttatgaattttattcctgttccacCAGCATAGAGAATATTACACCATTTGATTGCTGCATGTTATGTTAAAAGTTTTTCtgtcatttacataatttcattttgtgtACTAGTCTCATGACTAGGTATAAACATATGGCAAGCATTTACAGTACATTTTATCAATTAATGGTATTGGTTTTAGGTTAGAATATGATTTATAGACTCTTGGTCATTTATTGCTggaacatatctctctctctctctctctctctctctctctctctctctctctctctctctctctctctctctctctctctctctctccagtcaattTAAGGTGTTTggttaaattatttattgataattaaaaataattgcaaaattactttggcacctcaacttaacagacaggTTGGGGCTTCCCTTTCTGGTAATTAGCAGAATCTGCACAGTAATAAATACTGGCATACTGTATAGCCTACATGATACAGTACCCTGTCGTTAATTCTCATAGCACTTCAATATTAAGTACTTCATGCCTTTCTTAACTGGtatttttgtaattgtcattcagtttaaaatattaattgtCTCATCATTTGATTTCAGAAATGTACTGCAAAATGAATTGCtactaaaaataaatgtgtgtacagtatttgtaCCTATTTTTGCTTatgatatatgtaaaatattgtacTCAAAACTCATCCAATATAAAAAACATAGTATTTTCGTTTTAAATACAAGTAATTCcaaatactttacaaaaaaaagtctcaggagagagagagagagagagagagagagagagagagagagagagagagagagagagagagagagagagagagagagagagagagatcccaatgCAAATCATGTGTGTGATAACTTGTACATACACCCACATACTGAAAAATGTATAACACTtcattactgtattgtattaagtacagtacaatacagtactgtactgcatcAGGCAAATGTCAAtaaaagtactgagagagagagagacacacaagtaaACATGCACTGAGTGCATAGTTAATTCTAACAtgatacttatatgtatgtatatacttcatacacacaaacatacagactgAAAAGAAGTGTGTACCACTgcatttctatatactgtatcaagtacagtacaatacatTATTGTACTGCATTAAGTAAATGTCAATAAAAGttctgtgtttgagagagagagagagagagagagagagagagagagagagagagagagagagagagagagagagagagagtgatggggGCACTTATCATTTCCCAATGCGAAGTATGTGTACttacagacacgcacacatacacagaccaaaaaatgaatgactgaagtGTGCAAGCAGTAGGGCACAATGGGTCACTTACAGGTTCAAATTGGAAAGTGTtaggtgtgtgtgtttcttcaaTGTCTGATACCTGTAAAACACTTACTGGGGTATTCCGGATGCTCTTGGTCCATTGTCTGGTAACCATAGTGTACTTAGTAGATTACTCCGATAagtgtgaaatatttatattaattttattgaactcTAGCTCGtccagtaaataataaaattttttaatcagaGGTCTGTTCAGTTGAGGTTCCACTGTATTCTTAAATAGTTTAATAATACCACAAAATTTACTGGGGTAGTCAgtagttttttgtagtttttgtagtGTGAGATACActgaaaagatatttaatataCAGGTATTTTTATGGTGTTACAAAAAATACTCCTAACACTTTTTTGTTTACAGTCAAAAACCATCGATTGGTCTACGTGATCCCAAGGCATCAGGTGACAGAATACGACGTGGTAGGATGGAGAAGTCTGAAAGCCAGAGTGGCACAATTGGAAGCAGACATATAACTGTTGCTGCCCTTGAAGTCCATAATGTCAAGAGAGCAATCAATCGATATGGCACTTTACCTAAGGGCGCAAGAATAGGTGCATACTTGGAGTCACTTAGACAAAGTGGGCTCTCACAAGGGGTACCTCCAACCGATGACCAATCTGCTGATCAAGATGAGCAGGAGCGTGGCCAACCTGAAGGACAGGTTGaccaagaagaaaataaggaattagATCAGAATGCTGTTTCAATGATCCGTAGTAATTCCACACAAAGTGGATTCCCTCCACAGTCACCACTCATATCTAGGTTAAGTCCTCGACTTCAGTCATTACGAGGTGATAAGCGAAGTAAAGAGCCATCATTAGCAGATTTAGAGTTTCCACCACCGCCAATGGATTTACCTCCTCCCCCTGATGATTTTATGGAAGAAAATCAGTCCACATCTATGGAGTTTCCCCCACCCCCTGGATCAGATCAAGGCATAGGGACATCTTCTCCAGAGTCTCGCAGGAGACTAGCTCAAAAGCCCATACCTTCGCCTCGAGGACGGCGAAAAACTGAGTATTCATGTATTAGTCCACAGAAGGTACCAACTCAACCTGCGCAAGACAGTCAACAAGGGGCTGGTGAAGGCTCAGAGTCTCCACAAGCTGAAAGAACTACACTTAGTATAACTCGTCAAAAGTTACGAGATTCAGAGGCTGAGAAGCCACCAGTCCGAACTAAGCCAAGCTTAGATTCTAATCTCGACAGTGATGTAAATGATAGTAGCCCAGGATCAAGGTTTGGTGTGAGTTTAAGACATCGTGATCAATCCTCAGATTCCTGTGACAGTTACAAGTCAACAGATAATCTTTCCCCAAGGGCACTGCTGAACAGTTCTAAAGTCAAAGCAAAATCTAGCACTAATCTTGCAAAAAGTCCTGGGTCTTCATCTGCAGATACTGAAGGTTTGCAGACTCCATCATCCCCAGTTGCAGATGAGGCTCAAACACCATCATCGCCTGCGGGAGGAAATGGCAGTCCCCCATCTGTAGATGCAGCATCTTTAGCCTCACGTGATGGTAGTATAGAAGAACTTTCATCAGAAGAGCCAAAGGTAGTTTTGGGATTAGGTATTAATCATGAGGTTAAAGAGAGTTTAGAGTTAAAATTGGTATCAGAGTTAAAGGAGGCCGATGATAAAAAAGAGCAGAGTTCTGAGTCTGTTGTTGTTGAAGAAGGTTCTCCTGATAGTCAGAAGAATCCTGCTGTACAACTTGTATCAGAGCTTTTTGAAAGTTTATGCCAAAAAACCAACAAATCTGGAGATTCTGCACGGATTGATAATGGAAATGTTGTTAATATTGAACAGAATACAAAAAGTGAATCAGAAAATACAATTGTAAAAGACAGTAGTAATCAGATAGGTTTTAAAGCTAGTTTAAAGAAagttaaaagtaattttgaaaagaaCAATTCTGATaaggaacaaaggaaaataaattttaaagctCAGCTTCGAAAGACAGATACCAGTAAGAGTGTAGATGATTGTTTGAATACTGAAAATGATCCACATAGCACTTTAATGGATTTCCGAGCACAACTTAGAAAAACGAATGTCgtaaaagatgatgaaaatgaagccAAAACTCCTGAAGAAGATGCTTCCCCAGCAGATCAgcaggaaaataatgaaagagtgTCAAGTCTAGTaaataagaagaatgaaaataatggaaagaatGAGCAGAGCTGTGACTCGGGAATTAAGAGTGATATTATGAGTGAAAGTGTGACAAGTATTCAGAGTGAAAAGCGTGATAGTATACCAGGTGAGAAACGAGACAGTGTACAAAGTGAtacattaaaagtaaatgaagaagAGGATGCCAAACGTTTTAGCTCAAGTAGCATAAGTAGTTTAAAGAAATTATGGGAAAAGCAGGATGCTGACAAACTTGCCAAGTCTGATCCTAATCAAACTAGTCCCAAGTATGCTCCTTGTGCATACAAACGGCCTGAATTGCCAAAGTTAATAAAGGGAGAAAAAGACTGTAGTACTCCTGACATTCCTCCTTTGAAAAAGACTCCCGAAGATGAAGGTAAAGTAGGGAAATTAGAAAAGAGGATGTGGCCTCCAGTGAGTGGTGAATCAGACCATAAGCCAAGTGATGGGAAGCCCTCTGTGCCTGTCAAGCCTGTGGTGAAGAGCTTTAAACTGCCTCCACCTCCTGCTGGAATTAAACCACCTCCACCAAAGCCAGCTGGAATATATGCTACTCCTTCTGTTATTAGGCCACCAACAGTTCCTGTTATCTCAGTAAAGAAAGAAGGGAAAGATAATGAAAGTAAAGAATCTAAGTTGCTGAAGGAATCTACGCCTCCTGCTACATCAGGAAATCCACCTCCAGCTACAACATCATCTGGAGGAACTCTTCCCAGTGACAGTGTTAGTGGTTCCTCTGGTAGTAGCTCAGAGAAAGCTGGTTTAATAGAGCAAGGAAGGGGTTTAGAAAGCTCCATTGCTTCTTTGAGATCTGAAGGCTCTACTGCCACAGTTGCAGCTTGTATTCAGTCTGCTCAGAAAGTGTCTGGCTTCCACCGTGCATGTGGAGATTACATGGATAACATTCCACCACAGAGTCGGTTTCATATGCGTGAATTACTTACCCGCCTTGAGTTACAAACTAGACAGCTACGTTCGGCAGGTGGACGCTCAATAGAACACAATGAAAAGCTCTTTTTAGAAATAGAAAACACGGTTAAAGACGTAACCAACACAGTACTGCGTTAGACCATAAAAACTAATAGAAACAATTGATTGCAGTTCTgtatattctgaatttttttataagaatactaAAGTGCTGTCTTCTGATGTTTTATAGAAGAGGAGTGGCTCTAGAAAATGGATTTTGTACAGTAGTTTTACAGGAGGTAAATATTGTTCATTGCTCATCAGTCCATAAAATGAAGTCATTACTCAGAATGGTAGTTGTGAGTAGGGGAGAGGATGCTGTGAATTCTGTATAGTTAAGCCTTGATATCACTATATGGTCCAGTGTAGATTCTCATTTTGAATGTGCTAATGACAATACTCTTGCATTTAAAGATGTGTGAAACTGTGTATTGTCTGGGGGTAAAGAGAggttcttttcctcctcttgctCTTGTGTTCTTCTTTGTGGAGATGCCATTCAGATTGAGGAATAGGAGTGAAATTTGTAAtacagtgaatttttaaaatactgtaattgtaaattatataaatttcaagaaCTGTTCACTATCCCATAGAActgttctttgttttgtaatattgtatatgaGACTGCTGAATGCCTGAATGATTAAATGGTTGCATATGTCTACAGCGTGATAGTACCAACCTGTTATGTTGTGTTTACATAactctgaattttattattacagtacgAATTTGATAGAAACATGAAAGGTCTTATTTAATTGGGAGAAAATCGTTAGTTTCATTAGGTAGCTTTTCGGGCATGAAGTTTTTCATTCAAAGGTGACAGCTATGTAAAGAGGATATTGATAAATTCTGGTTGGTGCTTTTGTAGCCTAGGTTGGTTGCCATTTTAATTGGGATATTACCAatgattggattttttttttccttttaaagtctGTCATTGATGTATTCTTAATACTGAAGGATTCATTGCTGTTTTATACAAATgctagtctttttttattatgtatttagaGATCAGCAGTGAATGATTGCCTACTCATTTTTTGGAAAGTGAATTAACACAGCCAGTGAGTGTGTTGTGGGTGCTTCTATGTCCATGGATCTTAATCAGGGACATGTTCTTTAGGACACAGTGCTGTGTATCTTTAAATAGCAAAACTTAAGTATATCTTCTGTTGTACAGCTGTTTACACATTTTCTACAATGCATAGTCTTCTGAGCTATGCTCATTTTACATAATGTGATGGCATTCCTACACTGTTGTATACATTTTTCCAAAGTTAAAAGTAAGCCATCATATGGTACAGTGCTTTGCCCTACAGAATACACCCCTTGTGCACTTTTCACTtaattctattaatatttttgtcaataCTTGTCAATTATGATCATTTGGAGCCTCAtactttgcttttctcttttgtatttccatcatgtattttatgttgttattgtGTTGTGCTACTCTTGGCTTTCCTGTTCCATTCTCTCAAATGTataataattcatcatcatcacatttcATCATCACTGACTTCATGATCACAGTTGTCACCATCATTATTGCTGTCATTTCATTGTCTTGGATTCATTCATGTAAGCCACATCCCattcataaaacttttaattagGCCTCTTCATTTTATTGACCTCATATTGAtagtgtacagtatttttattttttcttttctatgacATAGAGTTTTCTTACTCTTGGAATCTTGGTTGCTCGATGTTTCATAAAAAGAAGGATAATCTTGCCAACAAGCAGTCTTTGAGTTTAAAGAAGTGTTGTCGATAACTATGAAAGTGGATTTGATTTTGTGATATTAGCATGTCTTGTAGGCCCATTCTTTTGCGCATATATTGAAAAcataaggaataataaaaacaatggacAAAAACATAGCTGATTGTGTATTAAATGACATAAGTgttcttatgtatatgtatcaggTTAATTGACGATAcaatatgtataaaactgaacTGTATATTTAGGCTAGCAAATGGTTTGGAGTGTAATCTCTTCGGTAGAGTAGCATCATCAGCtatttgtgaatttattattGGTTATGTGAATAGGTTTATGCCatgtacatgaaaaaattattttctgaagtaATCCAAGCCTGTTTTTGTGCTGTTTTCCCCCTCCAACTCCTATGGAGTTGATAATGATGGGAGGGAACATTCTTGTGGTGTGTTTACATCTCTTTACATTTGTGGTTGATGATgcttgaataaaagaaagaaaactgaaatgttaaACATAGAGGTCAAAATGtattgtttgtttctgtgtgATGTTAACTACCTTTTACCGTCAAGGTACATAAAGTCTGCAGAGTGTCTACACTTGTGTGTCTTGGTTAGATACATTAGTAATGTAGATTTTTACTTTGGATGTGTAACATAATGTAAACTACTAAAAGGCCATTGGAATATTTCATATGATTTCAGAAATTTGCTCCATGGGATGGTCACATCATTTAACGaactatatttttatcacaagGAAATTTAAAGACAATGTAAGAGTTGGAGTAATTGGTCGTAAAGAAGCAATATTGCAATATGTTATTTCTAACATTGGAAATGGTAGTTAGGTTTTgggattttcaaagattttttaatGGCTTTTTAATACCCCCAGTTCATAATGTACAGCAGTTATTATGTCAAGAAGTATtatgaacatttatataaataaacttttgacAGTCATTTTTTTGAGAATGAgtaaaaatgttaataacatACTGTGATACTGCCTGCATTTCATTGAACCTTGTAAGATGAGAAAACTTGACCACAGATTACAGGTTTGTTCTTACAACTACAaacctcctcttccctctcctttctttccacattggaaaatgaatgaatgtttttcaTAGCTCCATGAGGGTGCAGGTACATCCAGTTTTACAGCATTTacaaactttaaaattttgtttgaaagctaatttttattttttggagtttctttttttgcatatatgATTATTGCAGTAATTATTGTAGGGTATATTATTGTGTTTTGAGGCTATGGTATCAGGGGTTTAATTAAGAATGCAAACTTGCatcagttaattatttttactttggtattattgttattcctatttttcttttgccaATTACGAATGCGACAGGTATGCAACAACTTCTGATCATTCAGGaataaatagattttaattttttaaagcatACTAAACTTGGTCAgtgaatattgtatttttataagattgtgtgtaattgcatttgtattttgtgggggctttattattataaagtaaattaGACATCAGTATATTGTTTGATGGGAAATTAATTTATGCAGTTGCTTGGGACTCACTTGAATTGTCTTGAGGTCTATTTTGGCAGTTTACTTAGAAAATAATCATTGAATTTCAACTTTGTGCCATTGAATGTCTTTTCTTAGCTATCCCCACACTTGTACGTCAGTGTATCCTTGCCTGGGGTAGCTGCCATATCATGAATGTTCAATGCACGCTCACTTAAATAGAAACAGAgtttcattttaaactgaatgCATTAGTATTGGATGTGGTACGCATCAAGTCATTCATCATTGCTACATTGTATGATAAATTCTCATATTCATTTGACTGAGTTCTTCACAGCTTGGTTACTGTAAGGAGACCGACTACAAGCATATTGTACAAACAGCTTTGGATCAAAGGATCTTTTATCCATAAAGGAAATCTAACAGGAAGTCTTTTTGTAGATCACTGTTCTAAGTATTGCGTATACAGAGCATCTTTAAATATTTctattgcatttgtttttttaaaatgagGACTTAGTTTACTTTCAGGTGATAATATACTTGTGTAACCAAATCCCAGATGTAAACCTTTGTGCAACAGTATTAAGTTGACAGTGATGTTAACAGTTCTGCAGTTATCATTATTTGGCCTTGACTGTTGTAGCTGTATTGTTATTGGCTAGTTTCATTTTGGATCAATGCTACAGTAACATTGCCTGTAAATGGAACAACACTGTCATCTGGCATATTGTGTTGTATATGTTCAATGTCACTTCAGTTTAATAATCTTAATTGTCAGTGAAGTTGATGCAAATGTATCATATCATTCAGTTCTCACAAATACAAACGTGATTTGAATAACATTATTGGCAGAAAAAGTCCCGGTCCAATAACGGTAAGTGAACCAGAACTCTGTGGCACATCTGTTAGCTTAAGGTGTGTGTTTGCTTCACTTCATTGCATATAAGGCCATTTTAGGCCTTAAAATTTTGGACCTGAAATTGTTTCAGTGGTTTGTTGTCAGCCTCAAAGTTTTACCAACTACATTTCTGACAGCATCCAGTTAGCAGTGGTTGTTGTACCAAGGATTTAAGGAAAACAGCCTTTCAAGTATTTCTTGGGTTGCTGTCATTTGTGTGGATGTGTGAAATTTAGCCTTTTTCTGAACCAGTGTTCAGTACAAGTAGAACATGGCTCGAGTTTCCCTTAAGGAGCTTTTGAACATTGTCCAGTTGACATTGAGTCACAAACTGAGGCTAAAGTTGTTACAGCGGTATCCCATTTgtgtcttttcatattttgggGAACAACTCTGTTAGAGATTGCATTTTTATCAGCTTTagagtaattatattttttactatatgtgaggaaaaatttaatgtttattaggTCTTGAATTTAAAGGAAGGTAATTCTGATCCACAGCAGTGCGTATCCACTCAATTGTGTTTATTCCCTTAGGATGTATTTGCAAGAATCTTATGCTATGTTGGTATACTGTGGAAAATGTCTTGTGCTATTGGAAATACCGTACATGTGAATAAagttttcaaggatttttttatgtgtatatatagaggcAGAGCATTATATGAGGGGAAACCTGTGGAGGGTGAGATCTTTTACataatgaaaactttctgtatatTAACGGTTCAGGCCAGAGAAGCAGCAACTAGGGTTTTGTTAGTAATTTATTTGCCAACATTCTGTGatttattttcatgctttcatgtcTTTGGTACCAACAGTGGTATACTCACATTTTTAtgaaacatatttaaatataatcaaataaaaagaaaaaactctgaaGGAGCTGGttcttttattactaatttttttcaaccttttactATGCAGTGCCTTTGCAGAATTATTACAAATGTTAACTAATGGAAGCAGAATAACAGGGAGGCTTATTTCATACAGGATGGCACACAACTGTAATTTAGATACTGTGACAGAACGTGGATGCTTGTTgtatctaaataaaataataataaatatgtcttgaaaattaatgttactgAAAACAGAAGAATTATTGGAAAAACCGTATTATTCTTTAATATGGATAAATGTGATAGAGAAGAAATACTAGTGAGAGATGCAAgataatattacatataataaagaAGTACACATTAATCACTCTTAGTAAGAGGGGAAAACAGTCGAGGAAATCCCTAATGCAAACACACCTGGAGGGGGTGTGGTTAGTAAATTCAAGTTTGAACTCTTAACCATTCTGCAGCAAATGCTTTCTCATGTCTTGTCAGCTTTTTACATTGAAGAGACCAGAAGGAGTAATAACATAAAGGCAGGGACTGTGATGCCCTACAATATCTACAATATATACAGCAAAGAGATGGATGTTGTTATTTGATAGTAGTACGGTCATGGAACTTTTCATCATGTACTTTAAAATGCTTTTGTCCTAATTCTTCAGATACATgcacattattataaattttttttagaaatattaaggCACATATCAGGATACTCTTGAAAGTATACTTCAATCAACATAACAATACTGAAAAACATATGACTTTTCATCAGATTCATGGTATGTTCATTTCccagttttaaaattattaaccaaacaaCATACATTTCAAAGGAATGATGTGTTTATGGATGGAATTCTCTTTCCTCCATGATTCCTTGTCCTTTTATGGAGGAAGAAGCATGGCAAGTGGTAAATTCTGATTTATTCACATGAATTTATTGACTGATATGTTcgtacagaaatacaaaccatcaccttttatgtgTAAGCTGGAATTGATCATTGAAAAATGGAAACAGGTGGGTAAATTGGGGGAACCCCCACTTACCTGCTGTCACCTAACATCTCTTCGTCAGTCACTGTCAAGTGACAATGTCTTGCTATACTCCAGCTGACTGCCAATTTGAAAGTTAGTTTTTTCTTCTATATGAATGATATTTCTTGTGAATTATGGATGGGCTGAAGAGGAATCAACAGCTTAGGTTTAAGGGACACTAGCGTGTGGTTGCTTCATGACTTGTGTGTCTGTGGATCCTGCTGATATTGTTCATTCCATAGGGGTAGGGCTTGCAGTCCTGAGGGAGAGTTTAAGTTGGTGCCTTTCACTGTTGGATTGGTTAGGGAACAAAAGGAGGAAGAACACTAAAATGACTTTGGTTACTGTTCCACTTTGTACACCTCCGGCCTGGTTCCAGGGAGGTAATGAGTGGGAAGGCGGGTGGTCAACGCATCCTCTTGTCTAATGACTTATGAGTCACTTATGCATGCTGGGCTCTCCCCAGGTGATACCCTGATGCATGCATGCATCTCACCATCCCTGCTACGTAGGCTGCTCCAGGGATTGACAACCTCAGTTGAGTACTTCTGGCAGATGTGGTCTTCCTTTGGTATTCCAGGAGCCCATCATTTGCTTCTTTTCTGGATCACTTAGCCTTGACTAAGGATCTTCATATGCTGTTGCTGCACCTGTGGCATCAACCATGGTTTGTGCTCCATCAGTATCTGCTTCCTCACGTCAACCAGTTCTTATCTGTTAGAGGAGAGTAAGACACGTAGGAGTGAAGCGAATAGATGCAGGCACacttattcctcttcctccttttcgttggcctcttccttcccttcttcatTTTCTACTTCTTCATCTTGCTGGAAGTAGGAGAGTTAGTCCAAGGATCCCTCTCATGAGAGGTCTTGCTGGACTTAAAGTGAGTGTCTTAACCCTTCTAGGGTCTGTAGTGGTGTTTGCTCACCTGCAGGTGGGGGCATCTACCAGAGGGAGAGTTGAATCGGTGGTTCCTGAGTGTGCCCTACTAATGATTACTTGTCTCACCTTGACCAGCTCTCCTGCACAATTATAAGAGAATAAGACACTTGTATGTGGTGTTAACTCACCTGTGGGTAACCAAATGCTCCATATGAGTGTGCATAATAGCACTCTCCAGTGGCCTCTATTAGTTCAGCTTTAGTTCAGCTTTTGCCAATCACAGGGAGTTTTGCAGGATGGATGACCACAATCCAGAACCTCATTCTGTCCATGGCTTATTGATTGGTACCGTTGGAACTGATTGTGCACCACTTTCCTGTGAGCAAAAACAGGGGCAGGTGGAGTGTCATCTTCTCTTGGGAAAGGATCATTCTTGCATTTCAGAGATACAGTACAGGACCTGAGGGTCCTACTCTGTCAGGACTCCAGCAGGTAAGATTTGGatcaacattttaaaaagatttttgagCTCTTTTGTCAGCATACTGATTTGGGGGAGGTAATCCCTGCTCCTCATCTGAACCAGTTGAGCTCACCCTTGGGTGCATTCTTGAAATGAAACTGCTGTTCAGACTACCGTGGTCATAGCTAGCTTGTATTTTGGACTAAGTGAATGGTCTTACCTTTGAATCAGAGAGTTCTCTGTTGTCTAGCAAATCGAACATGCTCCTTAACTCACTGTTGATAAACTAGAAGAGATTCTGTGAGCTTGGGAATGCCAAGGCTATGCCTTGCGGTTGGACTTCTCAGTCCGTGAATAAATGAACGAACTCCCCATAGAGACTCCAACAGGTAGAAATGTCCCCATTGGCAGTGGAGTCAAGAACCAAGGTCACCTTTCAGACAGAATTATGGCTCGGATTTTTGTTGAACACACTGGTTAATTTCGCCATCACTGC of the Macrobrachium rosenbergii isolate ZJJX-2024 chromosome 16, ASM4041242v1, whole genome shotgun sequence genome contains:
- the Abl gene encoding tyrosine-protein kinase ABL1 isoform X2; the protein is MKLVGCGANYDRDGEFVGETLLDGDVGETLLRGVHAGERILLTKNVGNMLLKGVDVGDSLIRKNSGRALQKGVPGVGEVPERKNVGESRLRYGGEDLSKKVRNSGDRTELSDLNNLSKTCKNDGGLRRPSEASSIFRRVAKDHQPQISERKRNLPGVDGDQSGGRVNREAHPRDKGNEGNVKSGECSNEKHLMKTVAAKVFASRSFRSKEEDDAPHKKKKVRERSFLRHHKDRFQKPQGKDHLPAKTQSDLQPRSCSEGSRLSGQVTERRRGEQVRVLSYNKSGEWCEAHAPSGEVGWVPSNYITPVNSLEKHSWYHGPISRNTAEYLLSSGINGSFLVRESESSPGQRSISLRYDGRVYHYRINEDENSKLYVSSEFRFNTLAELAHHHSQHADGLITQLLYPAPKRNKPTVFGLTPGNNDSGPTLFGLNSAEPDEWEIERTDIAMKHKLGGGQYGDVYEALWKRHNIYVAVKTLKEDTMALKDFLEEAAIMKAMKHPNLVQLLGVCTREPPFYIVTEFMTRGNLLDYLRNCSHDEVNEVVLLYMATQVASAMEYLEERNFIHRDLAARNCLVGENHLVKVADFGLARLMRDDTYTAHAGAKFPIKWTAPEGLAYNKFSTKSDVWAFGILLWEIATYGVSPYPGVDLTNVYHLLESGYRMDCPQGCPTRVYDLMKQCWLWNAGDRPTFSHIHHALETMFQETSITEEVEQQLAAGGGRRVRGTSSGPHQQWNEEQLPTSPRTSSARQRSNKNKHGAVEEGSSPNLPREVRPSPGILSARSTVVQLRRTTNKKGKQAPAPPKRTSSFRDSTCTDQELPGGMAGDELNEFNGIQKDLADLASSNDAESESDLRERTPDTEDSGAQSLPATQGMATSHSTFRAEPPHLQSFRQKPSIGLRDPKASGDRIRRGRMEKSESQSGTIGSRHITVAALEVHNVKRAINRYGTLPKGARIGAYLESLRQSGLSQGVPPTDDQSADQDEQERGQPEGQVDQEENKELDQNAVSMIRSNSTQSGFPPQSPLISRLSPRLQSLRGDKRSKEPSLADLEFPPPPMDLPPPPDDFMEENQSTSMEFPPPPGSDQGIGTSSPESRRRLAQKPIPSPRGRRKTEYSCISPQKVPTQPAQDSQQGAGEGSESPQAERTTLSITRQKLRDSEAEKPPVRTKPSLDSNLDSDVNDSSPGSRFGVSLRHRDQSSDSCDSYKSTDNLSPRALLNSSKVKAKSSTNLAKSPGSSSADTEGLQTPSSPVADEAQTPSSPAGGNGSPPSVDAASLASRDGSIEELSSEEPKVVLGLGINHEVKESLELKLVSELKEADDKKEQSSESVVVEEGSPDSQKNPAVQLVSELFESLCQKTNKSGDSARIDNGNVVNIEQNTKSESENTIVKDSSNQIGFKASLKKVKSNFEKNNSDKEQRKINFKAQLRKTDTSKSVDDCLNTENDPHSTLMDFRAQLRKTNVVKDDENEAKTPEEDASPADQQENNERVSSLVNKKNENNGKNEQSCDSGIKSDIMSESVTSIQSEKRDSIPGEKRDSVQSDTLKVNEEEDAKRFSSSSISSLKKLWEKQDADKLAKSDPNQTSPKYAPCAYKRPELPKLIKGEKDCSTPDIPPLKKTPEDEGKVGKLEKRMWPPVSGESDHKPSDGKPSVPVKPVVKSFKLPPPPAGIKPPPPKPAGIYATPSVIRPPTVPVISVKKEGKDNESKESKLLKESTPPATSGNPPPATTSSGGTLPSDSVSGSSGSSSEKAGLIEQGRGLESSIASLRSEGSTATVAACIQSAQKVSGFHRACGDYMDNIPPQSRFHMRELLTRLELQTRQLRSAGGRSIEHNEKLFLEIENTVKDVTNTVLR